The following proteins are encoded in a genomic region of Prosthecobacter sp. SYSU 5D2:
- a CDS encoding cysteine hydrolase, translated as MNAPLSIEAEPYTFDLLPAKCALLIIDMQRDFLEPGGFGEMLGNDVSQLRQAIVPNQELLAAWRAAGLQVLHTREGHRPDLADLPPAKKVRGHGAKTIGDSGPMGRILIRGEEGHDIIPELYPLRGEPVIDKPGKGAFFATDLHAILQNLGITQLVVTGVTTEVCVNTTVREANDRGYECLVPEDCVASYFPVFQEMGLKMIKAQGGIFGWVTHSSWIIPHLA; from the coding sequence ATGAACGCCCCTTTAAGCATCGAGGCCGAGCCCTACACCTTTGACCTTCTGCCAGCCAAGTGCGCCCTGCTCATCATCGATATGCAGCGTGATTTTTTGGAGCCGGGCGGCTTTGGTGAAATGCTGGGAAACGACGTCTCCCAGCTCCGCCAGGCCATCGTGCCTAACCAGGAGTTGCTCGCCGCCTGGCGTGCCGCAGGCCTTCAGGTCCTGCACACCCGCGAAGGCCACCGCCCGGATCTGGCCGACCTGCCGCCTGCTAAAAAAGTGCGCGGCCACGGGGCCAAAACGATTGGCGATTCCGGTCCCATGGGCCGCATCCTCATCCGTGGCGAAGAAGGACACGACATCATTCCTGAACTCTATCCGCTCCGGGGGGAACCTGTGATAGACAAGCCAGGCAAAGGGGCCTTCTTCGCCACGGACCTTCACGCCATCCTTCAAAACCTTGGCATCACCCAGCTCGTCGTCACCGGCGTCACTACTGAGGTCTGTGTCAACACCACCGTCCGCGAGGCCAATGATCGCGGCTACGAGTGCCTCGTCCCGGAGGACTGCGTCGCCTCCTACTTCCCCGTCTTCCAGGAGATGGGGCTGAAAATGATCAAAGCCCAGGGGGGCATCTTCGGGTGGGTCACCCACTCCTCCTGGATCATCCCTCATCTGGCCTAA
- a CDS encoding phospho-sugar mutase: MSLEATLQSAAEAGHLLPSSLENIQALLAASENPVYRASIEELANGSQWAELNDRFFQALKFGTGGLRGRTIGKVVTTAERGSAPADQRPDHPCVGTNAMNFYNVGRATRGLVAYAKAYRAAAGLTGKPSLVFAHDTRHFSPEFAKRCAQIATENGADVYLFDGCRATPVMSFAVRHLRADAGVMLTASHNPGHDNGYKVNYSDGAGIVEPHATGIIKEVNAIADEAYTPLPADEQGKLTIIGSEIDNAYLQRVETMMLQPELLKNEKAKELKIVFTALHGTGGVMVPGLLKKLGFNYLTVPEQDIQDGRFPTVKSPNPENASALQMAVDLANKEGADIIIGTDPDCDRMGVGVRNAAGEMVLLTGNQTGSLMGWYRLKTMFDLGILNEANKDHAVFLKTLVTSPMQDTIAAKFGVLCVNTLTGFKWISAKLAKYEAALPAEILVKYRDLPAAESRAARLQHSKFLVFGGEESYGYMGDDFSRDKDGNAAVVMFAELAAYAASRDLTVAGLLDEVYGDVGYFLEVNQSKLFEGATGAAKIAALADSYGANPPAEVDGSAVIKVRDFRRDEIFDEEGEVLAKEKMLFVDLADGRSFAVRPSGTEPKIKYYMFARQVPAAGKKLGSEELAAVKTKVSASLESMWAWLEKDIDARLA; this comes from the coding sequence ATGTCCCTCGAAGCCACTCTCCAGTCCGCCGCAGAAGCAGGCCACCTGCTTCCTTCCAGCCTTGAAAACATCCAGGCCCTGCTCGCCGCCAGTGAAAATCCCGTCTATCGCGCCAGCATTGAGGAACTGGCCAATGGCAGCCAGTGGGCGGAGCTGAACGACCGCTTCTTCCAGGCACTCAAATTCGGCACCGGCGGTCTGCGTGGCCGAACGATTGGCAAAGTGGTCACCACCGCCGAGCGCGGCAGCGCCCCCGCCGACCAACGCCCGGACCACCCCTGTGTGGGCACCAATGCGATGAACTTTTACAACGTCGGGCGTGCCACGCGCGGCCTTGTGGCCTATGCCAAGGCCTATCGCGCCGCCGCCGGCCTGACGGGAAAACCGAGCCTGGTTTTTGCTCACGACACCCGTCATTTCTCGCCGGAGTTCGCCAAGCGCTGCGCCCAGATCGCCACGGAAAACGGCGCCGATGTTTACCTCTTCGACGGCTGCCGCGCCACCCCGGTCATGTCCTTTGCCGTGCGTCATCTGCGGGCGGATGCCGGCGTCATGCTCACCGCCTCCCACAACCCCGGCCATGACAATGGTTACAAGGTCAATTACAGCGACGGTGCCGGCATTGTGGAGCCCCACGCCACCGGCATTATCAAGGAGGTCAATGCCATCGCCGATGAAGCTTACACCCCGCTGCCTGCGGATGAGCAGGGCAAGCTCACCATCATCGGGTCCGAGATTGACAATGCCTACCTCCAGCGCGTGGAGACCATGATGCTCCAGCCGGAGCTGTTGAAAAATGAGAAGGCCAAAGAGCTCAAGATCGTCTTCACCGCCCTGCACGGCACCGGCGGCGTCATGGTCCCCGGCCTGCTGAAAAAGCTGGGATTCAATTACCTCACTGTGCCGGAGCAGGACATCCAGGACGGTCGCTTCCCCACCGTCAAATCGCCCAATCCGGAAAACGCCTCCGCATTGCAGATGGCCGTGGACCTGGCCAACAAAGAAGGCGCGGACATCATCATCGGCACCGATCCCGACTGCGACCGCATGGGCGTAGGCGTGCGCAATGCCGCCGGTGAAATGGTCCTCCTCACTGGCAACCAGACCGGCTCCCTCATGGGCTGGTACCGCCTGAAGACCATGTTTGACCTTGGCATCCTGAATGAGGCCAACAAAGACCACGCCGTCTTCCTCAAGACCCTTGTCACCAGCCCCATGCAGGACACCATCGCCGCCAAATTTGGCGTGCTGTGCGTGAATACCCTCACCGGTTTCAAATGGATCAGCGCCAAGCTGGCCAAATACGAAGCCGCCCTGCCTGCGGAAATCCTGGTCAAATATCGCGACCTGCCTGCCGCCGAATCCCGCGCTGCACGCCTCCAGCACAGCAAGTTCCTCGTCTTCGGCGGTGAGGAAAGCTACGGCTACATGGGCGATGACTTCAGCCGTGACAAGGATGGCAATGCCGCCGTCGTCATGTTTGCCGAGCTGGCCGCCTACGCTGCCTCCCGTGACCTCACCGTCGCCGGCCTGCTGGATGAAGTTTACGGCGATGTCGGTTACTTCCTGGAAGTGAACCAGAGCAAGCTTTTCGAAGGAGCCACCGGCGCCGCCAAGATCGCCGCCCTGGCCGACAGCTACGGGGCCAACCCGCCTGCTGAGGTAGATGGCAGCGCCGTGATCAAAGTCCGCGATTTCCGCCGCGATGAAATCTTTGACGAAGAGGGAGAAGTCCTGGCCAAGGAAAAGATGCTTTTCGTGGACCTGGCCGATGGCCGCAGCTTCGCTGTCCGCCCCTCCGGCACGGAGCCGAAGATCAAATACTACATGTTTGCCCGTCAGGTTCCTGCCGCTGGCAAGAAGCTTGGCAGCGAGGAGCTGGCGGCGGTGAAAACCAAAGTCTCCGCATCGCTGGAAAGCATGTGGGCCTGGCTGGAAAAAGACATTGATGCCCGTCTGGCGTAG
- a CDS encoding ATP-binding cassette domain-containing protein, which translates to MSRPPLHRRPELPPQEPLSWRNPGHWWRLWKGEDSSILTTATRNSMLPVLIEVFAGFSKLDGEVEEEEIESSLGYLRYDYSGAIYADMRRLYFEALQQPQDLAQRAKELSNELTMEQKILLCVQLYLLISSSLTNQRQMVEFYLFMTNLGIAAQAIDIVYQLNAGDKPAEEDFTSKSGQPLETLRIGSGETCDVLLRSLSPECSVVAFRFQNLVLLKNTGGIPILVRSRRQPPGDFSRLYPGERVVLEDVTLDYNDLISYFNSKKTVTGSQLYLTLTDSGDAEIAQQRARGTNLRVSFGLGVSVEALRNTDATINGIALKEGVIVEASIEDSIIAQGDIEISLRDLRVRAQEFGGQFRLEGSRNTYLVSNKPELLEEGDILLSEDTEGEILLRIECNYAQKHGELEVLRSSRPIYVGQIPVRDRIMLSDGDTITLGEGQFLRCHFSDRIIEEERNTIRQMEIRELSHRFDGRDTALDGISFIARRGEMICVMGPSGCGKSTLLRVLGGQLKTKGGEVLMNGLSLYNNLPNLTPYIAYIPQEDAFDPLLKVQENLDFSVAVRCPHLKTEERRKRVEAKLAELGLADMRKRLAGTPQQKFLSGGERKRLNAGLDMIGISDVYLFDEPTSGLSSKDSEHVLEIIRSLARNKIVLTSIHQPSMRLLQMFDKALLLDKGGKMAYFGTPQGMIEYFWKAYNDETGQREAEMPTNLTPDFVFDVLETPLRDISGDIIQERSADGHLVAARRFPPNFWRDRYQSHLMLESMAKAQAFPGSTNLIARPREDTASSPRSRAMPKPPKHTLREESILFYTLLKRAFLSKLRNRTNLLTTLLEAPLLGFLIASVLKYSEEENYTFATAFHIPTYLFMSLVVAMFLGLTNSADEIIRDRHTLSRERNHNLRTFYYLSGKIISLSTFALIQCFIYLLIGNNVLEIRDMFFIHLWWMFVTALTGICLGLLISSIVSDNRTAINAIPLILIPQIILGGALIKYEEMNKNLDFVYSMQRWMDKAGITEESEPSKLKVPFICQFMPLRWSYEAMLISQAKLNPLTSAQDQLEARMQELINLPPEIKMTSDQQRDLEAAKQGLAVVSGLYARNEREAASKLKEIRNATMRGRVTPELLQSALEQEDGVSAEEVYVNRKVLDLVTKAEMEREDYRRKISPNVFFGTVKRYFGTDFDTLWINTVVIFLTLAFLIAGVEISLRRQLTRV; encoded by the coding sequence ATGTCCCGACCTCCCCTGCACCGGCGGCCTGAGCTGCCGCCGCAGGAGCCGTTGAGCTGGCGCAACCCGGGGCATTGGTGGCGGCTGTGGAAGGGGGAGGACAGCTCCATTCTCACCACCGCCACGCGCAATTCCATGCTGCCCGTGCTCATTGAAGTCTTCGCCGGATTCTCCAAGCTGGATGGCGAGGTGGAGGAGGAGGAGATCGAATCCTCCCTTGGCTACCTGCGTTATGACTACAGCGGCGCCATCTATGCGGACATGCGCCGTCTTTATTTTGAGGCGCTCCAGCAGCCGCAGGACCTCGCCCAGCGTGCCAAGGAACTCAGCAATGAGCTCACCATGGAGCAGAAGATCCTCCTCTGCGTCCAGCTCTACCTGCTCATCTCCAGCTCACTGACCAACCAGCGTCAGATGGTGGAGTTTTACCTCTTCATGACCAACTTGGGCATCGCCGCCCAGGCCATTGACATCGTTTACCAGCTCAATGCTGGCGACAAACCGGCCGAAGAAGACTTCACCAGCAAGAGCGGCCAGCCACTGGAAACCCTGCGCATCGGCTCCGGCGAGACTTGTGATGTCCTGCTCCGCTCCCTTTCGCCGGAGTGCTCCGTTGTCGCCTTCCGGTTTCAGAACCTCGTCCTGTTGAAGAACACCGGCGGCATCCCCATCCTGGTCCGCAGCCGCCGCCAGCCACCGGGGGATTTCTCCCGTCTTTATCCGGGGGAGCGCGTTGTGCTGGAGGACGTCACGCTGGATTACAACGACCTCATCTCCTACTTCAATTCCAAGAAGACGGTTACCGGCTCCCAGCTCTACCTCACGCTCACCGATTCCGGCGATGCCGAGATCGCCCAGCAGCGTGCCCGTGGCACCAATCTGCGCGTCAGTTTCGGCCTGGGCGTTTCCGTCGAAGCTCTCCGCAATACGGATGCCACCATCAACGGCATCGCCCTCAAAGAAGGCGTCATTGTCGAGGCGTCCATTGAGGACAGCATCATCGCCCAGGGGGATATTGAAATCTCCCTCCGCGACCTGCGCGTGCGCGCCCAGGAATTTGGCGGCCAGTTTCGCCTGGAAGGCAGCCGCAATACCTACCTCGTCTCCAACAAACCCGAGCTGCTGGAGGAAGGAGACATTCTCCTCTCTGAGGATACTGAGGGCGAAATCCTCCTTCGCATTGAGTGCAACTATGCCCAGAAACATGGCGAGCTGGAAGTCCTCCGCAGCTCCCGCCCCATCTACGTCGGCCAGATCCCCGTGCGGGACCGCATCATGCTCAGTGATGGGGACACCATCACTCTGGGCGAGGGCCAGTTCCTGCGCTGCCATTTTAGCGACCGTATCATCGAGGAGGAGCGCAACACCATCCGCCAGATGGAAATCCGCGAGCTGTCCCACCGATTCGACGGTCGTGATACCGCCCTGGACGGCATCAGCTTCATCGCCCGCCGGGGTGAGATGATCTGCGTCATGGGTCCCAGCGGCTGCGGCAAAAGCACCCTCCTGCGCGTGCTCGGCGGCCAGTTAAAAACGAAGGGCGGTGAGGTGCTGATGAACGGCCTCTCGCTATACAACAACCTCCCCAATCTCACCCCCTACATCGCCTACATCCCTCAGGAGGACGCTTTTGACCCCCTCCTCAAGGTGCAGGAAAACCTGGACTTCTCCGTCGCTGTCCGCTGCCCGCATTTGAAGACCGAGGAGCGCCGCAAGCGCGTCGAGGCCAAGCTGGCCGAACTCGGCCTGGCCGACATGCGCAAACGCCTCGCTGGTACCCCGCAGCAAAAATTCCTCTCCGGTGGCGAGCGAAAGCGTCTCAATGCCGGCCTGGACATGATCGGCATCTCCGATGTCTATCTCTTCGATGAACCCACCTCCGGACTGTCCTCCAAGGACAGCGAGCACGTTCTCGAGATCATCCGCAGCCTCGCCCGCAACAAGATCGTCCTCACCTCCATCCACCAGCCCAGCATGCGGCTGCTGCAGATGTTTGATAAGGCCTTGCTTCTCGATAAAGGCGGCAAAATGGCCTACTTCGGCACGCCCCAGGGCATGATCGAATATTTCTGGAAGGCCTATAACGACGAGACCGGCCAGCGCGAGGCCGAGATGCCCACCAACCTCACCCCCGACTTCGTCTTCGATGTCTTAGAAACACCCCTGCGCGACATCAGTGGCGACATCATCCAGGAACGCAGCGCCGACGGTCACCTCGTTGCCGCCCGCCGTTTCCCGCCGAATTTCTGGCGCGACCGTTACCAGAGCCACCTCATGCTGGAGAGCATGGCCAAGGCCCAGGCCTTCCCTGGCAGCACCAATCTCATCGCCCGTCCCCGGGAGGACACCGCCTCCAGCCCCCGCTCCCGGGCCATGCCCAAGCCGCCCAAGCACACGCTGCGGGAGGAGAGCATCCTTTTTTACACCCTGCTGAAGCGCGCCTTTCTCAGCAAGCTGCGCAATCGTACCAACCTCCTCACCACCCTGCTGGAGGCCCCTTTGCTCGGCTTCCTCATCGCCAGTGTATTGAAGTACAGCGAGGAGGAGAACTACACCTTCGCCACCGCCTTTCACATCCCCACCTATCTCTTCATGAGCCTCGTTGTGGCCATGTTCCTGGGGCTGACCAACAGTGCCGATGAGATCATCCGTGACCGCCACACCCTCAGCCGGGAGCGCAATCACAACCTCCGTACCTTCTATTACCTCAGCGGCAAGATCATTTCCCTGAGCACTTTCGCGCTCATCCAGTGCTTCATCTACCTGCTCATTGGCAATAACGTCCTGGAGATCCGTGACATGTTCTTCATCCATCTCTGGTGGATGTTTGTCACCGCCCTCACCGGCATCTGCCTGGGCCTGCTCATCTCCAGCATTGTCTCGGATAACCGCACCGCCATCAATGCCATCCCGCTCATTCTCATCCCGCAGATCATCCTCGGCGGAGCCCTCATCAAGTATGAGGAGATGAACAAGAACCTGGACTTTGTCTATTCCATGCAGCGCTGGATGGACAAGGCCGGCATCACTGAGGAAAGCGAGCCCAGCAAGCTCAAGGTCCCCTTCATCTGCCAGTTCATGCCTCTGCGCTGGAGCTATGAGGCCATGCTCATCTCCCAGGCCAAACTGAACCCTCTCACCTCCGCCCAGGACCAGCTCGAGGCCCGTATGCAGGAGCTCATCAACCTGCCGCCTGAGATCAAAATGACCTCCGACCAGCAGCGCGACCTGGAGGCCGCCAAGCAGGGCCTCGCCGTCGTCTCCGGCCTCTATGCTCGCAACGAGCGCGAGGCCGCCTCCAAGCTGAAGGAGATCCGCAATGCCACCATGCGTGGCCGCGTCACTCCCGAACTGCTTCAAAGCGCCCTCGAGCAGGAGGACGGCGTCAGCGCCGAGGAAGTCTATGTCAACCGCAAGGTCCTGGACCTCGTGACCAAGGCCGAAATGGAGCGTGAAGACTACCGCCGCAAGATCAGCCCGAACGTCTTCTTTGGCACCGTGAAGCGCTACTTTGGAACCGATTTCGATACCCTCTGGATCAACACCGTCGTCATCTTCCTGACGTTGGCTTTCCTTATTGCCGGCGTTGAAATCTCCCTCCGCCGCCAGCTCACCCGCGTCTGA
- a CDS encoding regulator codes for MTAPNKPKIWTPGDWNAFFGFGTNILVNLLTLTALLRFVLKMPDDIVFGRILPATGLMLCMSTIYYAWLAYKLALKTGRNDVCALPSGTSVPHMFVVVFVIMLPISLQTGDPIKGWEAGLTWVFIQSFVLMIGGFIAPVIRKITPRAALLGTLAGVSISFISMRPALEMFTTPVIGVVCFAIILLSWFGGVRYYKGIPAGLIAIAVGSIIAWGSNLFGLNYGDMTLAKLTGSFANFGFSVPLPAVGHIFSGFEFLGVILVTAIPFGIYDLVEALDNVESAAVAGDDFPTTRVLTADGVISLVGCCLGNPFINAVYIGHPGWKSMGGRIGYSAATGVVVILFCTFGIISLMSSLIPIVAISPILLYIGMLIGAQAFQETPKSHAPAIILALTPHLAAWGKLLIDNSLGAAGTNAAAVGMEKLGQVGVLYHGLEVLGGGAILSGVILPAIAVFVIDRKFAIGAYFALTGAMLTFFGLMHGEQIGIGESPVIACSYVMVALVLAGCAKYAVVAPKPAEEEEVHGHLPMAAD; via the coding sequence ATGACCGCCCCTAACAAACCTAAAATCTGGACGCCCGGAGACTGGAACGCCTTTTTCGGCTTCGGCACCAATATCCTCGTCAATCTTCTCACGCTCACTGCGCTTCTGCGTTTTGTGCTGAAGATGCCGGATGACATCGTCTTCGGACGCATCCTCCCCGCCACCGGCCTCATGCTCTGCATGAGCACCATCTACTATGCCTGGCTGGCTTACAAGCTGGCTTTGAAAACCGGGCGCAACGATGTCTGTGCGCTGCCCTCCGGGACCAGTGTGCCGCACATGTTTGTGGTCGTCTTTGTCATCATGCTGCCCATCTCCTTGCAGACGGGAGATCCGATCAAAGGCTGGGAGGCCGGATTGACCTGGGTCTTCATCCAAAGCTTCGTGCTTATGATCGGCGGTTTCATCGCCCCGGTCATCCGCAAGATCACTCCGCGCGCCGCCCTGCTCGGCACCCTGGCCGGTGTATCCATCAGCTTCATCTCCATGCGCCCGGCTTTGGAAATGTTCACCACGCCGGTCATTGGTGTGGTTTGTTTTGCTATCATCCTGCTGAGCTGGTTCGGCGGTGTGCGTTATTATAAAGGCATCCCGGCAGGTCTCATCGCCATCGCTGTGGGCAGCATCATCGCCTGGGGCTCCAATTTATTCGGCCTCAATTATGGCGACATGACCCTGGCCAAGCTCACCGGTTCCTTTGCCAACTTCGGCTTCTCGGTTCCGCTTCCTGCTGTCGGCCACATCTTCTCCGGCTTTGAATTCCTGGGTGTCATCCTGGTCACCGCCATTCCCTTTGGCATCTATGATTTGGTGGAGGCCCTGGACAATGTCGAGAGTGCCGCTGTCGCCGGAGACGACTTTCCAACAACGCGCGTGCTGACCGCCGACGGTGTCATCAGCCTCGTCGGTTGCTGCCTGGGGAATCCCTTTATCAATGCCGTTTACATTGGGCATCCAGGCTGGAAATCCATGGGCGGCCGCATCGGGTATTCCGCCGCCACGGGGGTGGTGGTCATCCTCTTCTGCACCTTTGGCATCATCTCTCTGATGTCATCGCTGATCCCCATCGTCGCCATTTCACCCATTTTGTTATACATCGGCATGCTCATCGGTGCGCAGGCTTTCCAGGAGACGCCCAAGAGCCACGCTCCGGCCATCATCCTTGCTCTCACGCCGCACCTCGCTGCCTGGGGCAAGCTGCTTATTGATAACTCCCTCGGTGCCGCAGGTACCAATGCCGCTGCCGTCGGTATGGAAAAACTGGGCCAGGTGGGAGTGCTCTATCATGGCCTGGAGGTGCTTGGTGGCGGGGCTATCCTCAGCGGAGTCATCCTGCCGGCCATCGCCGTCTTCGTCATTGATCGCAAATTTGCCATCGGAGCCTACTTTGCTCTCACGGGTGCCATGCTGACCTTCTTCGGTCTCATGCACGGGGAGCAGATCGGCATTGGCGAATCTCCGGTCATTGCTTGCAGTTATGTCATGGTGGCCCTGGTCCTGGCGGGCTGCGCCAAGTATGCCGTTGTGGCTCCCAAGCCTGCCGAGGAAGAAGAGGTGCACGGGCATCTCCCCATGGCGGCTGACTGA